The Melospiza melodia melodia isolate bMelMel2 chromosome 19, bMelMel2.pri, whole genome shotgun sequence genome includes the window GGGGAAGCTGGTCCAGCTGGGATCAGGCTTCTGGGTCTGGGATGGGGCTGAGATCATCAACACCTCGATGGGGCTTGGATCTGGCTGGTCCTGAGGTAGAGAGGGTCTGTCCTTGGAGGGTCTGTCCCTGCCTTGGGGCTCTGGGAGGTGACAGCGTCCCTTTGGGTAGGAAGGACTTGGGGACAGAGTCTGGCTGGCTGGAAGGACCTGGTGGGgttcccaggctggcagcaggaattgccccttgctgctttgctggcaggagtgccagcaggagctgctctatCAACAATGGTGATTCCCCTTATCTCCTCGTATTTGCTGGAGGATTAGAGTGAGGATGAGATTAGCCATGCCTGTCCTGCACCCGTGCTTCCCAAGGCTGCTCCTTCACTGCCATCTCTGCCCTAGGAAGGGATATGCCACCTGCCTGTAgcttgctgctgtgggatggggctgAGGGCAGAAGGAATAACCCTGAATCAGCTGCTGAACTTGTTCTCCTCCATCCTGAAGGGAGCAGGATTTGCCACCTCAATCTCCCTGCATCCCTCTCTTCTCACTGCTGCTTTCCTGCTTCCCATGGTGGGGGGAAGCACCTACAGCAcctgctgccctcctgccctggctgtTCCCTGGACTACTCTGCACTTCCTTCTGGGCTGAGCACTGAGCCCAGCCTTGGCTCTCATGGAATGCTGGAAATGGTGTGCTTTCTCCTAAAACTGGCTCCCAGTTGTTTAATACACCACTTCAGGGAAGTAATTCCCCTTTTCTTGGTAAAATTGCACAGCCTTGCCTTCCTGGCAGAGGAGACCTCTGGAGAGCAACCCTTAGACTTTGGTCAGAGTGTCCTTGTGGAAGCAGTGCTCTCCTTTGATTATACCCTCAGCTCTCTGCTTAATCACCTCTGGGGCAAGATCTCTCAGTGGTTTGCAGGGAGCAAagccagcagcacaaggaggcttttccctgcccttcccagctcccaaatagagctcagcacagctctgctggaagGTGTGTGGTGATTAGGGATGTTCAAGAGCCCAGTGGGGTTTCTACAGGTTATACCTGGGTTTGCTCCTCTCTTTGCATGTGCTCCAAGGTGACGGTTGTGTCCACGTGTTCCCAGAACTGTGCTGTGTTGAATTTTGCCTCATGTTGAGCCTCTATCACTCCCATTGAGCTGCAAGGGGATGGGAAAAGGTTTCCTCACCCTTTTGGGGCCAGGTCCAGCCCAGGACTGAGTAGGGAGCGCAGAGCAGGTGTGGATTTTACAAACAAAACCCCCTAGGCTCTCACCAAAGAGGACAGATGGAGTGTGCCTGGGCTTGGAATTCAGTGAGGGAAATTCTTCCTTCTGGCTTCTTGGAGCAGAAGGGCAAGTGCAGAGgtgctggggaaggcagtgaccccggagctgaggtggggagcagcaggcagagctgcaggcagagctgtggcccCTTCCCCCTCGCTttggctgcagcacaggggtTGCATAGTTGGAAGGAGCTGAGCTGCTTTCTGCCTGCCCAGACCTGACACCTGCAGCATGAGGGTTGTTTGGGagggggttgtgtttgggggggACTTTTCCTGAAAATATGAAATGATAGAAATGCCAGGATggggccccagggctgtgcccttgcTCAGAATGTGGAGACGTGTTGAGCTGTTGGGTTCCTTTCCTGGAAGAAATTCTGAGCTCCCCATcctcactctgctgctgctgggctgctcaaATATCCCCAGTCCTGGTCACCTGAGCTTGTGCTGGCTTTTCTTCAAAGCTGTGGGTTCATCCCTGCCTCGGAGGGTCCATgcacccctccctgtgcccccgtGCCAGCTCAGGTGTCAGCCCTTGGGGTTCCCCGCTCTGCACAGCACGCGGCTCTCGGAGGTTTGGAGCCAGGAGCTCAGAggcagctgggatgtgctggtgAGAGCTTGTGCTGCGTGTGGTGAGGGGCCCCAAGCCTGGGATGAGCTTCCCTGAGCTGCAAGGAAGCTGGAAAAAGCTGTATTACAGAGGTGTGGGAGCATCCCTTTGAAGGTGTTTGGATCTGTTTGAGCTGAGCTGTGGATGTTGCTGGTGGGGAccaggcagctcctgcctccagcTCCTCTCCAAGGAGCTCAGGTCTCTGCTCCCCTTGGGTTTTTTGGCACTTGAGGTTCTCTGGCCTTGAAATGGCACAAAGTGGGGATcatgctggggcagagagctcaGGGATGAGCCCCACAGACTGACACAGGCCCCGGCACAGCTCTGTGCCAAGAACCCACCTGCTGGCATCAgagagagctctgtgtgtgccatgggcagcactgctgggctgggctcaggctggAGCAGTTTCCCAAGGGCTTTGTCCCAGGGGGAGATGGCTCATCTGGGAGGATGTTCTCTTCTCTGGGAGAGAAGACATTGAGACTCCTCCATCACATGTTGCATCTTCAGGTACAGATCCCATGGAGCTTCTGCCTAGGGGTTGAAGGCAGAGCCCAGGACATCCCTTAATCCCCAGCTGACTGtgagcccttccctggcagaTTTTCCCGCGGGTGCTGTCCTGTGCtgttctgctgctcctgctggtggCCGTgctgagcagaggcaggaggtgcAGCATCGCCCGGATCCTGCGGCAGTACCGTGCCGTCATCTTCCATGAGCTCCAGAACCTGGTGAGCCGAGCAGGGCTCGCTCTGCCTGCGACCAGCCCtggcctgggggtgctgctgggctggatgcagccctgaggAGGGAACCTCAATGTGGAGCTGGCTGCTTTGCCAGCAGGGTTGGGGTTTGTTGTTTAAACGGGGGATTGTGGTTGTGTTTAAATGGGGGATCCTCGCTCCAGGTGGGAGGCACTGATCTGTGAGCTGCTGGATGTTTTTGCTCTATTTCTGCAGAGGAACCTGACGGGGTCAGTGTACAGGAGCGGGAGGGCTGGGCCCGCTTGTCGTTCAGACAAGGTGAGCACAGAGACACCTGGGGCTGGGgcatggctgggctgagcccccagggagccATggagcctccctccctgccctgtgcttcCCTGCAGGACCAGAGGATCCTGCTGTCCATCTACAACATCAGCATGTCCCTGCGGGAGGCGGGGGACACCCTGCAGGGCCCCGAGGAGCTGGTGGTCTGGAGGGTGGCCAGGAACACCCACACTGTGCTCCGGGAGAACTGCAGGAGAATCAGCAAGGTAGGAggccctctgcttcccagccaTGGCAGTGGCTCCcagtccccagggctgtgggcagagctTGCCTTGTTTGTGCTCTCCTGGCTGCCCGTGAGGAGTCTCCAGGCTCTGCCTGCTTCACTCTGGGAGCTGGGGAATGCTGATGGCACATCCACCCCTGGGAGCTTCAGAATAGCCAGGGGAGGGAGGTTCAATGGTGGCAGTGTGGACCAGGCTGGTGGGGTTTTACCACGGGCTCCCAAGTGGGTTTTTCCACATGTGCCACGATGCCACGGCTGAGGGGAACACAGGGCCTTTGTCCTGGTGGGATTTCTCACCCTGTGGGTGCATTCACCCTGTCCTGCTCTTGCTCCTGAGTGCTCATAGGCAAGAATTGGGATTTCTCCCCTGTGGGCTGGTCTGGGTTCCTCTGGCATCTCTGAGGGTCTGCTGGGCAATCCCCATCCAGGAGATCCCTATGGCAGCACCAGCAGTTCATCAGCCAGCAGGGAAAACCAAGGACGGTGGatgccagctcccagctctgcctgaccctggcacagggctgggactgTCCTCCCTGCCACTGCCAGGGACAttggctggggacagccctgcctggcgtCTGCTGGTgtggatggagctgctgctgctctggagatgTGCTCTGGTGTCCGTGGCTGGGCTGTGGGgtgcacactgccagctcagacaGGGACAGCCACCTTTGGGGGGATCTTGGGCACCTGACACCATGACCATGGGCAGTTTGGCCGCCTCAGCCATGTGTGTGGTGCCTTTTGTCCCCTGACTAATATCTCTGTGGTGCGGGGGGGGTGTTTCTGTCCCCTCCCCGGGCGCACGGACCGCAGAGCCCcgcgcagcccggcccggccccgcggcggcAGCCGGCCCGCAGGAGGCAGCAGCGGCTGCGGGACCTCGGCAGGAAGGCGGAGAGGCTGCAGACCTGCTGGGAGAAGCTCAACGCCCTGCACGCTCCCCGCCAAACCTCCTGGGACTCGTAGGAACGGCCTGGCCTCCCACCGGGGGATGGATGCGCTGCTCCAGCCCCGGGGCTGCTTTGGGAAGCTGGGACAGACTCAGCCCTGAGGGCTGGATTCATCCTCCTGCTCCAAGCCGTGCCAGGCACCCGATCCACCACTCCTGcttgggctgctgtgggatggctgTGGCTGACTCCTGGAGCACTAGAAACACTGGGGAGAAGAAGGGAAAGAACCAAAAGGAGAAGGTGAGGTGTGGATTCTCAGCTGCTCCCGACcctgcagcacctgctgctcTCTTGAGGACAATGGATGTGTTTTGGGGCAGGAAGAGGACATGTGGGGCCATGGCTCTgctctgggggctctgctggagctgaggCCACAGTGATCTGCAAGGCTCTGAGGTTACCAGGGCTGTGCATGGGGACAGTGTCCCTGAGGCACCGCTGGGGTGTCAGAGCAGCCGGGCACCCTCAGTGGGCAGGGAAATAAAGGTGCATCACTGGGGAATCCTGGGGGGCTCTGATACCCAAAAATGCCAGGCAGTGAGGGGGCTTGAGGGCAAGGCTGAGCCTCGGTGACAGGCAGCACTGTGGAGGGAACTGAGTGCTTGGCGCTGTGGGTGCCCCAGCAGGGAGGGATGTGGGGTGTGGGCTGAAGGGCATCCTCCTTTGTCActctgctctgccagcagcctgCCTGTGGCCTCCACTGCATTGTTGGGCAGCAAACAGCCTCTGGGAAACCAGAAATAAAACCTCtccttccctggaagtgttttgGATGCTTCATCTGGTGATCCGGGGGCTCTTATGCTGTGGATGGAGCTGGCACAGTGCTGGCTCTGGCCATGGAACCCAGGCAGAAGCCCACAGCAGGGGAGGGCACCGTGACCTCCTGCCTCTGCTCACTCTATCTGCATCCCTGGGATGGGGCAATGGAAACAACGAACTGCTTTTTTGTAAGGACATTTCCTCTGGAGCAACAGCCTGGAGggtctgcctcagtttccccaccccagcgtgcccgtgcctcagtttccccggccCCGGTgtgcccgtgcctcagtttccccagcccGTCTCGGCCGTGTGCCGCTGTCCCCGCCCCGAGGGGCTGCGGAGGACACGAGATGGCAGCAGCGGGCTGCGTGTGCTGAGCAGAGCCGGGCACTGCCCACGCCGGCTGTTCCCACGGCCGCGCCAGCACCGCCGGCCCCCGTCCCCACCGagcccgggccgggcagggccgtgCCAGGGGTTCACTGAGCGCTGCAGGGAGCGGGGTACCCCCCATGCCCTGGGGGAGGTGGGGGGAAGCTTTCCCTGGGCGTTTCTGGGGGTTCAAACTAGGAAGGGGGGattcgggaagggaaaggcaagGGGCGCTCAGGGGTCCTTGCCCAGCCCCTGCAATTCCCTCTGGAAATTGGGCTGGGAGGAGCTGGAAGGGCTCCATGGGCAGGGGTGGGTGGGTgagagccctccctg containing:
- the LOC134427151 gene encoding uncharacterized protein LOC134427151; the encoded protein is MARSERIAPRQQKSKLRGFAAERAAPGWGHAWVGTPGWLRAGAAAPPAPPALGTVWHPGHGRCSCGRGGRAGSGAGPAPVPCPVPPAAAGPVPSPPTVEPSSNRGPRRSGTGPDRAPRDPRGSMIFPRVLSCAVLLLLLVAVLSRGRRCSIARILRQYRAVIFHELQNLRNLTGSVYRSGRAGPACRSDKDQRILLSIYNISMSLREAGDTLQGPEELVVWRVARNTHTVLRENCRRISKVGGPLLPSHGSGSQSPGLWAELALFVLSWLPVRSLQALPASLWELGNADGTSTPGSFRIARGGRFNGGSVDQAGGVLPRAPKWVFPHVPRCHG